The following are encoded in a window of Desulfuromonas sp. genomic DNA:
- a CDS encoding chorismate mutase has protein sequence MDIDTIRKEIDRLDGELLRIFNERASLALAIGKIKKELDIPVYDPKREKLIFEKMKAVNPGPLEDEAIVRLFERVIDESRRLERIRTKGK, from the coding sequence TCGACACCATCCGCAAAGAGATCGACCGCCTCGACGGCGAACTTCTGCGCATCTTCAACGAACGGGCCTCACTGGCCCTGGCCATCGGGAAGATCAAGAAGGAGCTCGATATCCCGGTTTACGACCCGAAGCGGGAAAAGCTTATTTTCGAGAAGATGAAGGCGGTCAACCCCGGCCCCCTCGAGGACGAGGCCATCGTGCGCCTCTTCGAAAGGGTTATCGACGAGTCGCGCCGCCTCGAACGCATCCGGACGAAAGGAAAGTAA